From Methanosarcina lacustris Z-7289, one genomic window encodes:
- a CDS encoding ICP22 family protein — MKLTLKITCVFLIFALLTSCVAATENKDMPIEKEVTDFINNFEAPESGDFINSAYDAFIREYPAGHCDIWPNSMISFYYYDPDSPKKYGAIYLDSNGEKVNPGCGDGSDPLESYTGEYVSEDPTPEEDPTPEEDPTPEEDPTPVDTPTDSNPKKSVTAQDQMVDDGDKSDEYEERPTEDEKLSAEYKTEGGNQPIKDEDQPVKDEETIRDNLIVTSIISGVAVGFILYVLRWN; from the coding sequence ATGAAACTGACACTAAAAATAACATGTGTCTTCTTAATCTTCGCTCTGCTGACATCGTGTGTCGCAGCAACTGAAAATAAAGACATGCCTATTGAAAAAGAGGTAACTGATTTTATTAATAATTTTGAAGCTCCTGAATCTGGAGACTTCATAAATTCAGCATATGACGCTTTTATAAGAGAGTATCCAGCCGGGCACTGTGATATTTGGCCTAATAGTATGATTAGTTTTTATTATTACGATCCTGACTCCCCTAAAAAGTACGGTGCAATATATCTCGATAGCAACGGGGAAAAAGTAAATCCGGGTTGTGGAGATGGCAGTGACCCTCTAGAAAGTTATACCGGCGAATATGTTTCTGAAGATCCCACTCCTGAAGAAGATCCCACTCCTGAAGAAGACCCCACTCCTGAAGAAGACCCCACTCCTGTAGACACCCCAACGGATTCAAATCCAAAAAAGTCTGTTACGGCTCAGGACCAGATGGTTGACGATGGGGACAAGTCGGATGAGTATGAAGAGCGGCCGACTGAGGATGAAAAGCTATCGGCTGAGTATAAGACTGAGGGTGGAAACCAGCCGATTAAGGATGAGGACCAGCCGGTTAAGGACGAAGAAACAATAAGAGATAACCTAATTGTTACCAGTATTATTAGTGGAGTAGCTGTAGGCTTTATACTATATGTGCTACGCTGGAATTAA
- a CDS encoding disaggregatase related repeat-containing protein, protein MIILTLTLFCLELSIPAALAANIVIDKQSGQAEPDLFHTPNYANDAACFQAVLDYSKSGDTITIREGDYYITKGIVQKDKSLNIIGEGNVTLHIQTSDKEINEIYFGGSVITSNTLSADAKKDSSQVVLTDASQVRQNDLIKIWKNIQWCPLDYPDNYPDQMTGEMYAVKSVNGNVVTLNQPLLRDYSLSETVQVEVYRPIQMHIKSIRLEDTGATMSHHGLVMQYCKDSSVTNSWFNNSGFGAICLYSCFNVNVNNNEIYNSLLPGSGYGVNAASGSAFVNIERNHIENCRHAITANSAELKSLNRDVFITDNILIGANIIGANVVDAHADTINFVVTGNKIYPQISADTLYYNEFVDYRWPLEIPYHFAFSDGTQQSIFSDNEVFGGYGGVFKRGAVTDGVHIYENNNFNGMLGTMYEGGNGIDNKLIIRNNTQNSGKYGILFPFQGSVRNILISENTFSNLSHQGVYQKFLIDGVNLEISNNAFSNIKMDGVYIDGNSFTNGDVKIQNNILTNVNISNSSSGITIKNIQNADLNGNNILEASEQPISEEPVSEEPVSSEIETSDNRLCESSPDTVYQSSPFIDIGGKDNVRYRNVMLFDLSKYNSDSQVDNAILSLYWYYPPGNTRSEDTVIEIYRPAYAWDSNNVGWSKRDNGVAWKNPGGDWYDKNGVLQGSTPYATLTFKGSDFPDNRYYELDITDLVKEYTSGKYENTGFFIKARTESNDYIAFYSSDYGNESQVPKLQLNTVFVQNGKIVSSGSKEENPLQAFFSSMTTYYKDVIESLFAYFC, encoded by the coding sequence ATGATAATACTTACCCTAACTCTTTTTTGTCTTGAATTAAGTATCCCTGCAGCTCTGGCGGCAAATATCGTGATTGATAAACAATCCGGACAAGCTGAACCCGATCTTTTTCATACGCCAAATTATGCAAACGATGCAGCCTGTTTTCAGGCGGTACTGGACTACTCAAAAAGCGGAGATACAATAACTATTCGCGAAGGGGACTATTACATCACAAAAGGAATAGTTCAAAAAGATAAAAGTCTGAACATAATCGGAGAAGGAAATGTAACTCTTCACATTCAGACTTCTGATAAAGAAATTAACGAGATTTATTTCGGCGGGTCAGTGATCACAAGTAATACCCTATCTGCTGACGCAAAAAAAGATTCATCTCAAGTGGTTTTAACTGACGCTTCTCAGGTTCGGCAGAACGACTTGATTAAGATCTGGAAAAATATTCAGTGGTGTCCTCTTGATTATCCTGATAATTATCCAGATCAAATGACAGGTGAAATGTATGCTGTTAAAAGTGTAAATGGAAATGTCGTCACTTTAAATCAACCACTTCTTAGAGATTACAGCTTGTCCGAGACTGTACAGGTCGAAGTATATAGACCTATTCAAATGCATATAAAGAGTATAAGACTGGAGGACACTGGTGCGACGATGTCTCACCATGGACTGGTTATGCAATATTGCAAAGACAGTTCTGTCACTAATTCCTGGTTCAATAACAGTGGGTTTGGTGCTATTTGTCTGTATTCCTGTTTTAATGTGAATGTCAATAATAATGAGATTTACAATTCACTTCTCCCCGGAAGTGGATATGGCGTAAATGCAGCTAGCGGATCGGCTTTTGTCAATATAGAACGTAATCACATAGAGAACTGCAGGCATGCCATAACAGCCAACTCAGCTGAACTAAAATCTTTAAATCGAGACGTTTTTATCACCGATAACATTCTGATAGGGGCAAACATCATCGGTGCTAATGTTGTTGATGCTCACGCTGATACTATTAATTTTGTCGTAACTGGAAATAAGATCTATCCGCAAATATCAGCTGATACCCTATACTATAATGAATTTGTAGATTATCGGTGGCCACTGGAGATCCCATACCATTTTGCATTTTCAGATGGCACCCAACAGTCTATCTTTTCTGACAATGAAGTTTTTGGCGGATATGGAGGGGTATTTAAACGCGGCGCCGTAACCGACGGAGTACACATTTACGAAAATAACAATTTTAATGGTATGCTAGGTACTATGTATGAGGGAGGAAATGGAATCGATAACAAGCTTATAATTAGAAATAATACTCAAAACAGTGGGAAGTATGGAATTCTTTTCCCCTTCCAGGGAAGTGTCAGGAATATATTAATAAGTGAGAACACTTTTAGCAATCTTTCGCATCAAGGAGTGTATCAGAAGTTTCTAATAGACGGAGTAAATTTGGAAATATCCAATAATGCTTTTTCAAATATTAAGATGGATGGAGTGTATATAGATGGAAATTCGTTCACAAATGGCGACGTGAAAATACAAAATAATATATTAACAAATGTGAACATATCGAATTCTTCCTCAGGAATAACAATCAAAAACATCCAAAACGCTGATCTTAATGGAAACAACATATTAGAAGCATCCGAACAGCCTATATCTGAGGAGCCTGTATCTGAGGAGCCTGTATCTTCCGAAATAGAAACCTCTGACAACCGTTTGTGTGAGTCATCTCCTGATACTGTCTACCAGAGTTCGCCTTTTATTGATATCGGTGGGAAGGATAATGTCAGGTATAGAAATGTAATGTTGTTTGACTTGAGTAAATATAACAGTGACTCTCAGGTTGATAATGCGATTCTTTCTCTCTACTGGTATTACCCTCCGGGAAATACAAGATCTGAGGACACTGTAATTGAGATTTACAGGCCGGCTTATGCCTGGGACTCAAATAATGTGGGCTGGAGTAAAAGGGACAACGGCGTTGCATGGAAAAACCCTGGAGGAGACTGGTACGATAAAAATGGTGTTCTTCAGGGCAGCACTCCATACGCCACGCTAACTTTTAAAGGCAGTGATTTTCCTGACAACAGATATTATGAGCTGGATATAACCGATCTTGTAAAAGAGTATACCAGTGGAAAGTACGAAAATACTGGTTTTTTTATAAAAGCCCGCACAGAAAGCAACGATTATATTGCATTCTATAGCAGTGACTACGGAAACGAAAGTCAAGTGCCAAAACTTCAACTAAATACTGTTTTTGTTCAAAACGGAAAAATTGTGAGTAGTGGCTCAAAAGAAGAGAACCCACTGCAGGCCTTTTTCTCATCAATGACAACATATTATAAAGATGTCATAGAAAGTTTATTTGCTTATTTTTGTTAA
- a CDS encoding PKD domain-containing protein: MKNDRKSIWKITLSIFTVLTVLTLLSTAASASIYVTKTPLGAGTPPATQRLTGGSNHIDYTAVAASRSNPRIVQFKDLSRGKETYIRWDFGDGTHLEGTKITQALKNPVHKYSKTGYYISCMTIKCNGYKWKLWVHKNVVIK, from the coding sequence ATGAAAAATGATAGAAAGTCTATATGGAAAATAACATTATCTATTTTCACCGTATTAACGGTGCTGACTTTATTATCTACAGCAGCTTCTGCGTCAATTTATGTAACCAAGACTCCCCTAGGTGCAGGAACTCCTCCAGCAACACAACGTCTAACCGGCGGAAGTAATCACATTGATTATACAGCAGTAGCCGCTTCAAGGAGTAATCCACGAATCGTACAATTCAAGGACCTATCAAGAGGTAAAGAGACATATATTAGATGGGACTTTGGAGATGGAACCCATCTTGAAGGAACAAAAATTACTCAAGCACTAAAAAATCCGGTACACAAGTATTCAAAGACTGGTTATTATATTAGTTGTATGACTATCAAATGCAATGGTTATAAGTGGAAGTTGTGGGTTCATAAGAATGTTGTCATTAAATAA
- a CDS encoding GNAT family N-acetyltransferase, with protein sequence MPSYQNQGIGSLLMNHSIEKAKQLGYKGIIIFGNPDYYHRFGFVNAKEYNIQTSWGDDLDAFMALELYDGSLRGISGKFNEDEVFKIENEELEDFEKQFPYKKKHVTDTQLKL encoded by the coding sequence TTGCCCTCATATCAAAATCAGGGGATTGGTTCTTTATTAATGAATCATTCTATCGAAAAAGCAAAGCAGCTGGGATATAAGGGTATTATTATTTTTGGAAATCCCGACTATTATCATCGTTTTGGTTTTGTCAATGCTAAAGAATATAATATTCAGACATCCTGGGGTGATGATCTTGATGCATTTATGGCATTGGAACTCTACGATGGTAGCTTGAGGGGCATTTCGGGAAAATTTAATGAGGACGAGGTTTTTAAAATAGAAAATGAGGAGCTGGAGGATTTTGAAAAGCAATTTCCCTACAAAAAGAAGCATGTTACGGACACTCAATTAAAACTATAA
- the iscB gene encoding RNA-guided endonuclease IscB gives MLVFVINQNKKPLMPCKPSKARKLLQAGKAKVVRNTPFTIKLLFGSSGYTQPVIAGMDTGSKVVGCAAIANGKVLYQSEIYLRENVSKKMEQRKMYRRTRRGRKTRYRPSRFANRGNSRREGRLAPSIRSKLEAHFREKRFVESLLPVTEWKVELASFDIHKITNPEVSGIGYQEGDLKGFYNVKAYVLDRDGYTCQHCRGKSKDSRLHCHHIVFRSQKGTDAPENLITLCETCHKALHNGEFKLSGNKSKTKHATEIGILKSQIRKSGWSFAETFGYETKYRREQVLKLLKTHYFDAVAICCRDDQNVEVEDSVLLKRNVSRGDYQQRTGKRSEKKIPTGKLFGLRKFDLVKTSKGIGFVKGKRSSGFFAISDLFGNKISDSVNVKKKCRRLSARSTTLVQMVQMTHSSPTCHFRQAGTVEEGVSC, from the coding sequence ATGTTAGTTTTCGTAATCAATCAAAACAAAAAACCACTAATGCCCTGTAAACCTTCAAAAGCCAGAAAGCTACTGCAAGCAGGCAAGGCAAAAGTGGTCCGAAATACTCCATTCACAATCAAGTTACTTTTCGGAAGCAGTGGCTATACTCAACCTGTAATTGCAGGGATGGATACCGGCTCTAAGGTAGTGGGCTGTGCAGCCATCGCTAACGGAAAAGTGTTGTATCAATCCGAAATTTACCTGAGAGAAAATGTTTCTAAAAAGATGGAACAACGGAAGATGTACCGGAGAACCAGAAGAGGTAGAAAAACAAGGTACAGACCCTCAAGATTTGCTAACCGGGGAAATTCAAGGAGAGAAGGGAGATTAGCTCCTTCTATCCGAAGCAAACTTGAAGCTCATTTCCGGGAAAAGAGGTTTGTGGAATCCCTGCTTCCTGTAACGGAATGGAAGGTAGAGCTTGCTTCCTTTGATATTCACAAAATAACAAATCCGGAGGTTTCCGGGATCGGATATCAGGAAGGGGACCTTAAAGGTTTCTACAATGTCAAAGCTTACGTTCTGGATCGGGACGGCTACACCTGCCAGCACTGCAGGGGAAAGTCAAAGGATTCCCGGCTGCATTGCCATCATATCGTTTTCAGGTCACAGAAGGGAACAGATGCACCAGAAAACCTGATAACGCTCTGTGAAACCTGTCACAAAGCCCTGCACAATGGAGAATTCAAGCTTTCAGGGAACAAGTCAAAAACAAAACATGCAACTGAAATCGGGATCCTCAAATCCCAAATCCGGAAATCCGGCTGGAGTTTTGCAGAGACTTTCGGGTACGAAACAAAGTACAGGAGAGAGCAGGTCTTGAAGTTGTTAAAAACACATTACTTTGATGCTGTTGCTATTTGTTGTAGGGACGATCAGAATGTAGAGGTAGAAGATTCGGTTTTACTAAAAAGAAACGTTAGCAGGGGGGATTATCAGCAAAGGACAGGAAAAAGATCCGAAAAGAAAATACCTACCGGGAAACTGTTTGGGCTCAGGAAATTTGATCTTGTAAAAACAAGTAAAGGAATAGGGTTTGTTAAAGGCAAAAGATCTTCCGGATTCTTTGCTATTTCGGATCTGTTTGGAAACAAAATATCAGATAGTGTTAACGTGAAGAAAAAATGCAGGAGACTGAGTGCGAGGAGTACAACATTAGTTCAGATGGTACAGATGACGCATTCCTCCCCCACCTGCCATTTCCGGCAAGCCGGAACTGTCGAGGAAGGGGTCTCCTGCTGA
- the dgt gene encoding dGTP triphosphohydrolase, producing the protein MCPLTKLKQKFKKEDRLDPTIDDNSYLMENELDIKRDGFSRDKDRILFSTAFRRLQHKAQVFSNEKSDHVRTRLTHTLEVSVISRNLAHYLGVNENLAEAIAVGHDIGHTPFGHEGERILDDVLRGQDDLGGQLSVKINYGGFKHNFHSVRVLDVIQQKYEDKKGLNLSWQVLEGILKHTKTKRHSINECQNCGECWDIRRFISNEKVIPRLYLDYSFSVTVEGQIVRIADEIAQREHDLDDGFRTRTIQNIDIISYCEGIIKKELQTNEIGSKDGQLKHVKLLENLVKKLKLNEKSEGRYYRKETLIRDIIDYFIHDVYFEAQKQKENISYVYNSYGNLIIKKEIIKFSPAANELNKKLESLIKTQILNSWDVNKFDGRANYLIKQLFKAYYNNPLQMMPYGFQALKKKLEENNAYYNLVLSESDLNIKDIDFKKDNRSDIQSVFSVLKLKNIDKKLNLPPDLQNPNIKELAERYNSLSKLSLSELENENDKFIKCLFENNLAFLSTISDYIAGMTDNFAIKSYEELY; encoded by the coding sequence ATGTGTCCTTTAACGAAATTAAAACAAAAATTCAAAAAAGAAGATCGGTTAGACCCTACAATTGATGATAATTCTTATCTCATGGAAAATGAGTTGGATATTAAAAGAGATGGATTTTCAAGGGATAAAGATAGAATTTTGTTTTCTACAGCGTTCAGAAGGTTACAACACAAGGCACAGGTATTTTCTAATGAAAAAAGTGATCATGTGCGAACTCGCCTTACTCATACTTTAGAAGTAAGTGTGATTTCTAGAAATTTGGCGCATTATTTAGGAGTTAATGAAAATTTAGCAGAGGCGATTGCAGTTGGTCACGACATTGGACATACTCCATTTGGCCACGAAGGAGAAAGAATACTTGATGATGTTTTGCGTGGACAGGATGATCTTGGGGGACAACTTTCTGTAAAAATAAATTATGGCGGGTTCAAACATAACTTCCATAGTGTACGTGTTTTGGATGTTATTCAACAGAAATATGAGGATAAAAAAGGTCTAAATTTGAGTTGGCAGGTACTTGAAGGGATTTTAAAGCATACCAAAACAAAGCGTCATAGCATAAATGAGTGTCAAAATTGTGGTGAGTGTTGGGATATTAGACGTTTTATAAGTAATGAAAAAGTGATCCCACGTTTATATTTAGATTATTCTTTTTCCGTTACAGTTGAAGGTCAAATTGTACGTATTGCAGATGAAATAGCTCAACGAGAACATGATCTAGACGACGGCTTTCGCACTCGAACAATTCAAAATATCGATATAATTAGTTACTGTGAAGGAATAATTAAGAAAGAACTTCAAACTAATGAAATCGGCTCTAAAGACGGCCAATTAAAACACGTAAAATTACTTGAAAATTTAGTTAAAAAACTCAAGTTAAATGAGAAATCAGAAGGTAGATATTATCGAAAAGAAACTTTGATTAGAGACATCATTGACTATTTTATACACGATGTCTATTTTGAAGCTCAAAAGCAAAAAGAAAATATTTCATATGTGTACAATTCTTATGGCAATTTAATTATTAAAAAAGAAATTATTAAGTTTTCACCAGCAGCTAATGAGCTGAATAAAAAATTGGAAAGCTTGATAAAAACCCAAATCCTCAATTCGTGGGATGTTAATAAATTCGATGGTAGAGCTAATTATCTGATAAAACAATTGTTCAAAGCATACTACAACAATCCTTTGCAGATGATGCCTTATGGTTTTCAAGCATTAAAGAAAAAATTGGAAGAAAATAATGCTTATTATAATCTCGTATTAAGTGAAAGTGACTTGAATATCAAAGATATAGATTTTAAAAAAGATAACCGAAGTGATATTCAATCCGTTTTTTCTGTTTTGAAACTCAAAAACATAGACAAGAAATTAAATTTGCCACCTGATTTACAAAATCCTAATATAAAGGAACTGGCAGAAAGATATAATAGTTTATCTAAATTAAGTTTATCAGAGTTGGAAAATGAGAATGACAAATTTATAAAATGCCTTTTTGAAAATAACCTTGCTTTTCTTTCAACTATATCTGATTATATAGCAGGAATGACTGATAATTTTGCTATAAAATCTTATGAAGAATTATATTAA
- a CDS encoding GNAT family N-acetyltransferase: MNISIRLEEEKDFKSVEYMTREAFWDLYKPGCDEHLVVHKIRKVPAFVKELDFVACDKDTIVGNIIYSRAKVLNEENKEFEVLCMGPCSIALISKSGDWFFINESFYRKSKAAGI, from the coding sequence ATGAACATTTCTATCAGATTAGAAGAAGAAAAGGACTTCAAAAGTGTAGAATACATGACAAGAGAAGCATTCTGGGATTTATATAAACCAGGATGTGATGAACATCTTGTAGTGCATAAAATAAGAAAAGTACCTGCATTTGTAAAAGAATTGGATTTTGTTGCATGTGATAAGGATACAATCGTCGGCAATATTATTTATTCAAGAGCTAAGGTCCTGAATGAGGAAAATAAAGAATTCGAAGTTTTATGTATGGGCCCTTGCAGTATTGCCCTCATATCAAAATCAGGGGATTGGTTCTTTATTAATGAATCATTCTATCGAAAAAGCAAAGCAGCTGGGATATAA
- a CDS encoding ISH3 family transposase, with protein MNQKNDSIESLATASLMTVASELFSNHHIITLPKGAKYTFQTIIMTLLHAATSVNNSLESASNDLKLKSFLTKIPSADTIFNYINCNNVEYILSSFRAMNRDLFKSMNIKGKVHDIAIDFHNIPFYGDENTPLISGIKPKNGSAWGYSYCTLDIIGDVKLTLDVIAINGFNKNYFDLITFLFERLEKMQIKVGTVYLDKEFCNDDTISALTKLNINFVIAAKRNPKIMGILDNFKKENGPESTVFEYNFNKNGTYFNLVATHDEEKGYILFATNKDVKSIEIFEKSIPEEYRKRWNIETGYRVKNNFKIRTCTKSPVARTLFFVIQCTLHNILNMLKSVLEITAYELKSLINEDIIKVIRYGLKSLYIIPFKLFLNYLNMYNKTRKRDLRNQLLRI; from the coding sequence ATGAATCAAAAAAACGATTCCATTGAGTCCTTAGCTACAGCCAGTTTGATGACTGTGGCATCTGAACTGTTTAGCAATCATCATATAATTACTTTACCAAAGGGTGCAAAATACACTTTCCAAACTATTATTATGACATTACTACATGCTGCAACATCTGTTAATAACTCACTTGAATCTGCAAGCAATGATCTTAAGCTTAAAAGTTTTCTCACAAAAATTCCGTCAGCCGATACTATTTTTAATTACATAAATTGCAATAATGTTGAATATATACTATCTTCATTTAGAGCCATGAATCGGGATCTATTCAAAAGTATGAATATTAAAGGTAAAGTTCATGACATAGCAATTGATTTTCATAACATTCCCTTTTATGGTGATGAAAACACTCCCTTGATATCTGGTATAAAACCTAAAAATGGAAGCGCTTGGGGCTATTCATATTGTACGTTGGACATCATTGGGGATGTTAAACTTACACTTGATGTAATTGCAATTAATGGTTTTAATAAGAATTATTTTGATCTTATTACATTTTTGTTTGAACGGCTTGAAAAAATGCAGATAAAAGTTGGTACAGTATATTTAGATAAGGAATTTTGTAATGATGATACAATTTCTGCTTTGACCAAACTAAATATAAACTTTGTAATTGCAGCTAAACGCAATCCAAAAATAATGGGCATACTTGATAATTTTAAAAAAGAAAATGGACCTGAATCAACTGTTTTTGAATATAATTTCAATAAAAATGGAACATATTTCAATCTCGTTGCAACACATGATGAAGAAAAAGGATACATCCTATTTGCCACAAACAAGGATGTAAAATCGATTGAAATATTTGAAAAGTCAATTCCTGAAGAGTACAGAAAAAGATGGAACATTGAGACCGGATATAGAGTAAAAAACAATTTCAAGATACGAACATGTACAAAATCACCTGTAGCAAGAACGTTATTCTTTGTTATTCAATGTACATTGCATAACATTTTGAATATGTTGAAATCCGTTTTGGAAATTACGGCATATGAACTAAAATCTTTGATCAACGAAGATATAATCAAGGTTATAAGATACGGATTGAAATCACTTTACATAATTCCGTTTAAATTGTTTTTGAATTATTTGAACATGTATAATAAAACAAGAAAAAGGGATTTACGCAATCAGTTACTAAGAATATAA